DNA from Candidatus Cloacimonas acidaminovorans str. Evry:
CCAGTAGCCATAATATCGTTTTTTGCCCAAATATTTATCTCCGATATTCATCCCGCCCAAATATGCCTTATTACCATCTACAATTACCAGTTTACGATGATTTCTGTAATTCAAACGACTGTTTAAAAAAGGTATCCAGACAGGCATAAAAGGAACAAATTCCACTCCTGCATCGCGTAATTCCTGTTTAAATGATTTTTTCAGCATCCAGCAACCTACATCATCATAAATAAAACGCACTTCAACACCTTCCAGTGCTTTTTGAATCAATAACTTTTGCAAAGTGTAACCTGTTTCATCGGCAAAAATAGAAAAATATTCCAGATGGACAAAATGTTGGGCAGAATTAATGCCTTCCAAAATTGCTTTAAATGCTTTTCCCGTATCGTTATATAGAGTTACATTGTTGTTTACCGTTAAAGTAGCTTTACTATTATTTTTCAATAAGTTATAAAGTCGTGCAGTCAAGTCGTTCTGCCAATTGTTTTCTCTATCGGAAGGATGATTGTGAACATAAGATAACAGTAATTTGGTATCGGCATATCCTTTTTTACTGAATAAACGCTTTTTTCGCCAATTTCTACCAAAAAACAGATACAATATAAAGCCCACAATCGGTAGAAAAATGAGCACTAAAATCCAAGCCATAGTTGTTGCTGGAGAACCATTTTCCATTACCACGATGAGGATAATTAACACTATGGAAATTCCAAACAGAATATTGATAATTCGCAAAGTTACTTTACTGAATGTATCAAGAACTGAACCACCAACTATGATCTGCGTGAGGGATGCAATTAATACCAAACTTATCAGCAGACCCATAATCAATGCTATGGAATCCCATAATTTACTGGAAGTTAAAATAATTCACCTCTTTGTTAAGCTAAATCTTTTATATTTTCATCATTCCAATTACTATTATAAACACCTTCCTAAATTACAGGAAAAGATTGTCAAGGCAAAAAGCCGAAAAAATAACAATACTTTCTTTTCTTATAGGTTAGCAATACGAATTTAGGAGCTTCCTGCTTTTGCAGAAATAACAAATTGCTTATCCTTCAAAAAATAAAATTATATATTCTTTACACTTAGGCATATCCCATCATCAACCCATTCTTTAGGATGGGAGGAGGTTGGGTTGAGGATGGGTTGCAATTAAGGAATAAACACAAATAATGCAGGAGGGGAAAAATGGGTTTGCAACTTCCAATTTGCCAAAGAGTTTGAAGAACTCTGAAAAAAATATTCTTTTGGTTTATGGTAAATCAGAACTCAGAAAAACCAATATCAAATTTTTCTTTTTTCGCCGGGTTAAAGCCCGTCGTTTTATAACTACCATCCCTACGAAATTTTTACTTCAATATATGATTAATGAACAGGGGAAATAATATCAAGCATTATTTCCATATATCATTTGGATTAAATTATACCCAATTGGGAAGAGGCAATTCATTTTTCTTGACAGGAGGCGGTAAATTTAGTGTAAGGAAAAAAATGTTTCTTGGTTTTAGAAGAGTAAAAAAGAAATATGAATAAGGAATTGTTTTAGGCAGGATAACGCACTAACAGATAAGCTGTTAAATAGAATTAGTAAGTCCTCTTCCCCAGGGAAAAGTGATTTTCTCGTTGCTTTATCTGTAAGACCTGCTTTTTAGGACTTAAATATAAATTAGGATAAAAGAAAAAAGGAATTTTCCAGTGAAGAAATCAGGAATTCTAACTGTAATTATTATTATTCTCTTTGCTTTATCCTGTAAGCAAACAGGAAACAATCAAAAGAAAGGCATTGTAGTTCTTTCTCCGGAAGTGGCAGAAATTATTTGCGCTCTAAATGCTGAAAAGGAAATTACAGGTATTACTGCTGAATGTAATTATCCACCTTCACTGCAGCAGAAAAAGATAGTTGGCTCTTTCAGCAGTATTGATAAAGAAGCCATCATTGCTCTTAATCCCGAGCTAATTTTTTGCAGTTCTTTGGAGCAGGAAAACATAGCTTATGACCTGAAAAATTTGGGCTTTCAGGTGGAAGTTATTTATCCTAAAGGTATTAACGAAATGCTTTCAGACATAGAAAGAATCGGAACTCTTATCCGAAAAAAAGAGGAAGCCGCAAAACTCGTAAACTACTTAAAAGAGGAAATAGAAAAAATTAAGGCAAATGCACAAGGCAAACTCCGTCCTAAGGTTTATCTGGAAATATACAGAAATCCCTTAATGAGCGTATCTGATTCTTCTTTTATAGGTGAACTTATTGAACTTGCCGGAGGCGATAATATTTTTTCTACCCTGGAACGTGACTATGCCAGAATAAATCCTGAGGCAGTTATTGCTGCCAAACCGGATATTATGATTTGCTATTCACAGGAGACCCTAAAAAATATAATTAACCGAAAGGGCTGGCAAAATATACCGGCTATTCAAAAAAGAAGAATTTACTTTGAGAAGGACATCAATCCCGATTTGCTTCAACGCGCAACTTCTCGCTGTATTGAAGGAATGAAAGAACTGGCAAAAATTTTTGCTGAATGGCGGGAAGAACAATGAAAAAAATATTGATTCTGATTCTATGGCTCTTAATCGGTGTAGGCATTATTATTGC
Protein-coding regions in this window:
- a CDS encoding ABC transporter substrate-binding protein, translating into MKKSGILTVIIIILFALSCKQTGNNQKKGIVVLSPEVAEIICALNAEKEITGITAECNYPPSLQQKKIVGSFSSIDKEAIIALNPELIFCSSLEQENIAYDLKNLGFQVEVIYPKGINEMLSDIERIGTLIRKKEEAAKLVNYLKEEIEKIKANAQGKLRPKVYLEIYRNPLMSVSDSSFIGELIELAGGDNIFSTLERDYARINPEAVIAAKPDIMICYSQETLKNIINRKGWQNIPAIQKRRIYFEKDINPDLLQRATSRCIEGMKELAKIFAEWREEQ